From one Thermomicrobiales bacterium genomic stretch:
- a CDS encoding ScyD/ScyE family protein yields MARRLVSMIAAASMLAFLLPFAASAESSSAQGADCQEFDTTGFSICGEFLQFWNANGGIPVFGYPLSDAHQETNPDTGQPLLVQYFERQRFELHPENQGTVFAVLFGRLGAQILTQEGRDWWSFPKADPSADNYFAVTGHAIAPMFWNYWSSHGIDLGDSSITFRESLMLFGYPLSEPMMELNPDGDTVLTQWFERAVFEYHPDNPADSQVLLRRVGAEILTPPVQSQVIATGLTSPRGLTVTADGTVYVAEAGTAGPNCVDIGEGHDAVHVCAGATGAITKVANGVQTQFVTGLPSVDFGEDPTGPHDVVVGDNGQIYAVIGLGSKPDNRTTVGVPLVGELAKSFGTIVAVNSDGTWHSIADASEWQNTDPSGTGIDSNPFSLVATESGFVVSDAGGNNLIAVHPGTGAEDTTYETLGVFPNRMVTPPPFLGMPPGVQIPMQAVPTGVVQGPDGAYYVGELTGFPFSLGMARVWRVAGPGEQTVYADGFTNILGVAFDSHGNMYVLEMTKGGLLAADPSNPASATGALIKVSPDGHKTTVMTTGLIAPTGIAIGPDDSIYISNFGVMPGMGQVIKVNP; encoded by the coding sequence ATGGCACGCCGGCTCGTATCAATGATTGCCGCCGCGTCGATGCTCGCGTTCCTGCTGCCATTCGCTGCTTCTGCAGAGTCTTCATCTGCTCAGGGCGCGGATTGCCAGGAATTCGATACCACCGGCTTCAGTATCTGCGGCGAATTCCTCCAATTCTGGAATGCTAACGGTGGAATCCCCGTCTTCGGTTATCCCCTCTCCGACGCGCACCAAGAGACAAACCCTGACACTGGCCAGCCGCTGCTCGTCCAGTACTTCGAGCGCCAGCGCTTCGAGCTGCACCCGGAGAATCAGGGCACCGTCTTCGCCGTCCTCTTCGGCCGGCTTGGCGCGCAGATCCTCACACAGGAAGGGCGCGACTGGTGGTCGTTCCCCAAGGCTGACCCGAGCGCGGACAACTACTTCGCGGTCACCGGACACGCGATCGCGCCGATGTTCTGGAATTACTGGTCCAGCCACGGGATCGACCTGGGTGACTCAAGCATCACGTTCCGCGAATCACTGATGCTCTTCGGCTACCCGCTATCCGAGCCGATGATGGAGCTCAACCCTGACGGCGACACAGTGCTGACCCAGTGGTTCGAGCGCGCCGTCTTCGAGTATCACCCGGACAATCCGGCCGACTCGCAGGTTCTGCTGCGCCGTGTTGGCGCGGAAATCCTGACGCCGCCGGTTCAGTCCCAGGTCATCGCTACCGGTCTGACCAGCCCACGCGGACTGACCGTCACAGCTGACGGCACCGTCTATGTGGCCGAAGCTGGCACAGCCGGCCCCAATTGCGTTGATATCGGCGAGGGCCACGACGCAGTCCACGTCTGCGCAGGCGCAACCGGCGCGATCACGAAGGTCGCCAATGGCGTGCAGACGCAATTTGTAACGGGCCTTCCCTCAGTCGATTTCGGCGAGGACCCGACGGGCCCACACGATGTCGTCGTGGGTGACAATGGCCAGATCTACGCCGTGATCGGCCTCGGGTCGAAGCCTGACAACCGCACAACTGTCGGCGTCCCGCTGGTTGGTGAGCTCGCGAAGAGCTTCGGCACGATCGTCGCAGTCAATAGCGACGGCACGTGGCACAGCATCGCTGACGCGTCCGAGTGGCAGAACACCGATCCGTCCGGCACCGGCATCGACTCCAACCCATTCTCACTGGTCGCGACGGAAAGTGGCTTCGTCGTCTCCGACGCGGGCGGGAACAATCTCATCGCCGTCCACCCGGGCACAGGCGCGGAGGACACGACCTACGAAACGCTCGGCGTGTTCCCGAATCGGATGGTGACTCCGCCGCCGTTCCTCGGCATGCCTCCGGGCGTTCAGATCCCGATGCAGGCCGTCCCGACCGGTGTTGTCCAGGGACCGGATGGCGCCTACTACGTGGGCGAGCTGACCGGCTTCCCGTTCTCGCTCGGTATGGCGCGCGTCTGGCGTGTTGCCGGGCCAGGTGAACAGACCGTCTACGCGGATGGTTTCACCAACATCCTCGGCGTTGCGTTCGACAGCCACGGCAACATGTACGTCCTTGAGATGACCAAGGGCGGGCTGCTTGCTGCCGATCCGAGTAACCCGGCGTCCGCAACCGGCGCGCTGATCAAGGTCTCCCCTGACGGACACAAGACGACCGTCATGACGACCGGCCTGATCGCGCCAACCGGCATCGCAATCGGCCCGGATGACTCGATCTACATCTCCAACTTCGGCGTGATGCCGGGGATGGGGCAGGTGATCAAGGTCAACCCGTAA